The Cutaneotrichosporon cavernicola HIS019 DNA, chromosome: 3 region AGCATTGTTCTTGTTGGTTTGTTGGTTCAGCGGGCGATCGGCCGTGAATAGGTTTGGGAATCTAGATGTCGAGCGATAACAAACAAAGTGGTTGGTGTGGACGAATGTTGCCATATGTCCCATATCGCCAAGATTCATACGACCGAGAGTACCAACTGACCCCCCTAAGCCATCTGAGCGTCTCCGAACATGGATGATGTGCGGCTAAGATCGCCTACTCGTGTCCCATACATACAGCGGCAAGCCAAGTTCCTGTTCATCTGGCTGTTGACCGTTCAGTCAATTAGTCAAGTCGCATCATCAAGCCCAGATGATGTTCTTTCGCTCATATCGCTCACCTAGCCTGTTCCTATCAGGCTGAACCCAAACCCACCCCCGTTGCCAGAATACAGGTAACATACATTATACAACTACTCGTCGTCTACGACCGTAATCGACACCTCTGCGCGGCGTTCCGCGGTGTCCCCCGCAGCTGCTGCTGCCTGCGCAGCCTGCACCTCTGCGACAGTGTTGACCTTCTCACgctcctctcgctcctTGCGCTGCCCCGTCTCGTCTCCACCAGCGAACTTGCTCTTCTTGGCGTCTGGTTCGTGGCCGTTGGCGCCTTTGCCGGCCTTGgactcgccgccgcggttTTTGCGCTTCTGACGCTTGGCTCGGTTCCTGGCCGTCTTCTCGTCAGTCACACGATCACGCTCGGCTTGTCGCGCCATAAAGGCTGCCTGCTGCTCGAACTGGCGTCAGTGTCGCTCCATCTCCAAACCTTTCCCCTCCTCTAACCCAGGCCCCCAAGCCCCCCTCagcctccccctccccctcagcctccccctcagcctccccctcagcctccccctccccctccccctccccctccccctcccccccttccACAACCGAAAACTTACATCCCGTGTTTGCCGCTCCATGgccttgacgcgctcgtACTCGCGTCGCCGCGATTGCTTGTAGATGTGGAACTCGCCCGATCCTGCCGCCGCAGATGAGCCCGAGATGTTCTTGAGCGTGTCTTTGGGCGTGCGGCCCATCTTCATCCCCATTCCTTCCGGGAGAACCACTTCCTTATCGGGGTTGGCTaggagcttgtcgagctgcCATTAGCGAAATCAAAAGATCAAACGGATTACGCACTCGACGCCTTTGGATATCGTTCTCGGTGAAACGGCGGCCGCGGATCTTGGGCTCGTCGCcggacgcgccgccgcgcgaaCCGAATTCgggggatggagagcgCTCAAACGGCTCTGGGGAAGGGGATCCGAGCTCGACTGGCATGGTTGAGTGTTTGTGGGAGGTGTAAGAGTTGAGTCAAGATTCAAAACACAACGGGATAATGGCTTTCATCATCGGACTTAGGCACGTGATAACACGGAGGTTGAATCAAGTCCGTGATCTGTATTAGGTTAGACCTGGATTACAACCTGTATTTGAATAGATTACAACTGTAAGTGTTTGTATATTGTACTCATTGCCGTCATCTGGCAATCTCACTCTCATCTTTTGGTTTAATTCGTTCTACATCTAGAGAGTCTCACATCTGTCTCTCTTTACGCCAAAACATAAacatctcctccctcttTCGACACATTCGCTCCTAGTACTCTGTGGCGTGAATAGGGGAAATTGCAATCTCCAGATCACAAGATCACACTCGGCCTGCTCTCCTGTCCAAGAGAAGCTTCCTCAAACCCAAATCCCAATCGGGACTCGTCCAGACCCCGCGCACAGCGCACTTATTGATTACTCGAGTTAGCTACAAGTCCACGCTTGTGCTGTATAACTCGTCGTCAATTGGATTAGCTCTCACCATCTCACGCTCGCACCTCTCTTCCCAAGAACTatcccaccctccccaGGCATCTCCAAGACTTTCCTCAACTATGTCCCAAGATCCCACTGGTCGATACCGGGGACACAACTACGACCCAGAGTATAACGCCAAGCAAAAATGGAGGCAGAAATCGTGGAATAGTGGGCAGAGGTCGACGTACTCTAGGTCGAACATTGAATCACAACCAGGCTCCCCATCTATTGTAATGAGCTCGGGCCCGTACCGCGGTGGTGCGAGCGCCGACGCGTCTAGTcctggtggtggcgacTTTTACAACAACATGGTTCCTCCAGATCCCAACAgcctctcctctcctttGTCTCACAATCGCGAACGCTACACTCCTTCCTTTCCTCAACAGCCCCAACCAGACTACTACCAACAAACTCCTGTCTCCTCCAACAGAGAAAGTGCCATGGAAGGGCACCCAATCATCAAAATGGAGCCCAATCCCACTAACCCCTCCCGTTCCTCTGCGCATGGACTCAACGGCAACGATGATGCTTCACCCTCAACCAACTCCAACGCCACAACCAACCCGCAAGCTCAACATCCGCCCGACACCCTGACAAATGCAGCTGCTACGTCCACTGGTGAAGGTCTCAGCTCGCTTGAGAGACTCAAGCTCTTCAAGGATCGAGTCATGGCGACTCGCGGCAGCGGAAAGgaacagcagcagcagccatCCTCGCACCAACTGGAAAAGGTTCGCGTCGCGGAATCGTTCCTCAGCCAGTCGGCTCCTCCCACACCCACTTCTCCTAATCCAGCTGGATCAAGTATCCAGACGAATGCTTCCCAAGTGTCTCAAGTTCCCATTGTGTCTCCTGCCGACATGCCACGAATCCTTCAGCCGACAGACAATGATACCTTCACGTCCAGCCAGCAACCCGCTCAGCCCACGACTCCCCAAAACGGCGAGAACGGCGGGGCTGATGATGTACGCGAAGCTCGTGAGCATGTTCTGAAGGAGAAGCTGCGTCTCAAGATGGCGCAACGGGCGGCTGGTGCCGATCCGTCTgcatctcgcgctcccCCGACCCCGGCGACTCCAACTGGTGCACAGCCTCCTCCCAACAATCACAATGGCTCCACCACCAACGGTGAaggtcgccgcgctcgtgAGGATGTTGAGATGAACGACGTGCAAGCGCGGCCCAACGGCTCAAACGGACACGCTTCACAGCCGCCTTGCCCGCGTGACGCCGCTTACGCGGAGAGTCGTCCGGCGCAACGTGTGGAGCCTCCCTTTGACCATCGAAAGAGCTatgccgaggcggcgcgccagcgTTTTCGGGGCTACGGGTGCCCGTATGATGTTCCCGACAATACACCTGTCCAACACCCAGCGAATCGCCGGACACCTTCgccacctcggcgccggGAACCTTCTCCGGGTCGTGCTCCTTCCCCGCGCCGTGGCCCGTTGGAGCGCCATCAGTCTCCCCCCCAGCCTGTGCGCCGTACGCCTCCAACCCCGCGTGAGCAGGTTAACCCCACTGTACGCTATGAACGGGCCACTCCTGCACCCGAGTATCCAGACCGTGGGCACCCTGTTGAACCTCGTCTGTCTTACTCGTCCGTTTCGGAGCGACGCCCGTACGAGCGTCAGCCGGCCCAGTATGGCGAGCCAGCGGGTCCTTCCCCGCCTTCGTACGTCCGCACTCGAACGGCGTTACTGATCTTAGGTATGCGAATGGCCGTCCTCGCGAGCGAGAGTatgagcgcgacgcgcagGCAATGCCGCCTCCAGCTGTCCGTGCGCCTCAAGTGCCGGTTGCAGCGCGCGACGACTCGCCTCCGTCTGCAGCCAACCCCATGGAGGCCTGGGTTATTAGCCAGGTCCAGTTACTGAAGCAACAGCAGGAAGGCGTTGCCAAGGCAATTGCCGAATTCGAGAAGATGATCGCGTCCGGAGTCTTCAAGGCTGCGGCACCTGCAGCAAGTGCGGTACGACCTACGTCTggctcgtcaacctcaacgCCAAGCCGTGCTGGAGATTACCGTCAGGAGTATCGGCCTGAACCCCGACCTGAGCAGCGACCGGAGCAGCGCGTGAAGTATCGCATGGAACACGGCCCGGAACAACGCCCAGAACAACGTCCGTTGTACTCAGAATTCCGGCCTGCACCTCAACGCGAGCCGTCCCCAGGCCCGGCGCCTCGTTCATATGAAGAGTCTTGTGATTCCCGCGTTGCCCTGTCACCACGAAACCAGCCGCCCTTCGGGCCCAAGGAATACGAGTACAGTGATGCGCCGCGCTTCACGCCAAGGGAGTCCTACGGCAAAGCGCCTGTTTACAAGTCGTATGACAACTACAATAAGCAGAAGCCGTACGACCGGCGGCCATACGATCGGTCGCCCAACGACCGCGGCCCTTCGCCGACTCGCTCACAGTACGACTCTGGACGCCGCGGCTCGTGGGAGAACTGGgcacccccaccccaccccaaaCAGTATGACTACCGCTATTAGATTATTATTTTTCCCGTTTTGTTATCCGATCAGCTTGCCTTGACATGCGTATGTATTGGGTTTGAGCACAATATGCCAAGGGGAACAGTGCAATGTTCCTTCAAGCTTTAGCCATGCTCCCCGGCGGCCCGCTAATGTCCAACCTCGTAAACATGCTCGTCCCGCAGTCGCTATTTTCTGCATCCATTCTACGTGGACTCGTGCACAAGCCCGAGATTGGCGATAACGCCCGATgcggccttctcggcggccttgcgTGCGTCGGCGCCCTGCGCAGCCTGCGACTGGAGGAAGTGCGCCTTGATCTCCCTCGAGCGGTTGATCTGGAGTGAGCCGAGTCCGGATACGGGAGAGCAAGGGAAGGGctgatgaggaggagccaAAACGGCAAGACGGACGCGCGGACAACGACAAGGTCATAAAGTTTGAAATCTCGATGAGGAGCCAAGGCGGCCGCGAGACGTCCAGTCGACCATCCGGTGTGCGGCAGGCGGAATGCAACGCGTTATAGACATGCCATCCGTCCACCCAATGTCCGCCACACCATGCCAGAATGCTCCGCTTTTGGAATGCCGCCGTGGTTGCTCGCCGCTCGCACCTCTTTTGTGCTGTTCGTCGCTGTTGGCTGTTGGCTGTTCGCTGTTCGCCGTGCCCTTCCCGCTCTCCAACCCTAGCATCCGCAGACCTCTGCGCTCCACACTCACCTCCTTCGTGCGGTGCAGGCACTCGATGTAGTCCTCCTTCTGGCCGATGCACTGCTTAGTCTcgttggcgccggcgtAGCACTGGAATTAGTAGCTATCCACATCCATGATCCGTCTCGATCTCGGTCTCGCAAACCAGGATTCGTCGGGATCGCGTAGCACAACGCACCTCCATGAAAGAGATGAACGTCTCGTGGCACCGTGAGCGTCCTCCGTGATAACCGAAACCCGACTGTTGTCAGTGTTGGCCCCGCCGGCGCGCTCACCATCTTGTTGTAGTTGAACGGAGGTGGACGAATGCGCTTCTGCCCGTTGGTTCGTGGTCCATCGCTTGGCATAGATATCATAAATACTCCCGTTCTTGATCACCACACGTCATTTACCACGTGGCTGGCAACTCCACTTCGGCCATCGTCATGTCCCCAACCGACGAAGAGTGGCAACTAGCAACCAACAATTACCAGCCATCAAcacctcctcttcatcacACAATCGAGCTACAACGGCCACAATGCTGGTCACCACAGCCCTCCTGGCTCTCGCCATGGGCGCGTTCGCCATTCCTCATCAGCAGCCTTTTGATCCTGATCTCGCCAACGCAATCCCGGCCTACATCCAAGAAACCGACGGCGTTGACCGGTATGACGGGCATGAGGTCTGGCGTATCAACTGGTCCAACCTCTCCGTCGCGTCCCGTACTGCACTCCACAGCGTACTCGAAGTGAGCATTCCTTCTTTCTCTGATCTGGAACAGAGAAAATGAGCGCCAAGCCTCGTCggaccttgaccttgacctaCCTCCACTCCCGCTAATCCCAGTCCACTGGCGACATCTGGAAGGCGACA contains the following coding sequences:
- a CDS encoding uncharacterized protein (NADH dehydrogenase (ubiquinone) Fe-S protein 5), with amino-acid sequence MSGFGYHGGRSRCHETFISFMECYAGANETKQCIGQKEDYIECLHRTKEINRSREIKAHFLQSQAAQGADARKAAEKAASGVIANLGLVHEST
- a CDS encoding uncharacterized protein (Protein of unknown function (DUF1168)) codes for the protein MPVELGSPSPEPFERSPSPEFGSRGGASGDEPKIRGRRFTENDIQRRRLDKLLANPDKEVVLPEGMGMKMGRTPKDTLKNISGSSAAAGSGEFHIYKQSRRREYERVKAMERQTRDFEQQAAFMARQAERDRVTDEKTARNRAKRQKRKNRGGESKAGKGANGHEPDAKKSKFAGGDETGQRKEREEREKVNTVAEVQAAQAAAAAGDTAERRAEVSITVVDDE